Proteins encoded together in one Flavobacteriales bacterium window:
- a CDS encoding bifunctional precorrin-2 dehydrogenase/sirohydrochlorin ferrochelatase — MNIQTQASQNILLPLFMKLDGHRILVIGGGKIGLEKITAILRNDPSAALTVVAPEILPEITELSAQYDIRLHNRPFETDDLNSISLVFAATGLADVNKIIHAESRKRSILINVADTPALCDFYMSSIVIKGDLKIAISTNGKSPTLGKRMRAFLEEWLPDSIGEVMERLHRIRNNMKTDFEQKVTELNRLTKVFEESNKGS, encoded by the coding sequence ATGAACATCCAGACGCAAGCCAGTCAGAATATACTCCTGCCGCTCTTCATGAAGCTGGACGGTCACCGCATTCTGGTGATAGGCGGTGGAAAGATCGGTCTGGAAAAGATCACCGCCATCCTGCGCAATGACCCTTCGGCCGCACTGACGGTGGTTGCGCCGGAGATCCTTCCTGAGATCACCGAACTGTCTGCACAATACGACATCCGGCTTCACAATCGTCCGTTCGAAACGGATGACTTGAACAGCATCTCGCTTGTATTCGCGGCCACAGGCCTGGCGGACGTCAACAAAATTATTCATGCAGAATCCAGAAAACGATCCATCCTGATCAACGTGGCGGATACGCCCGCACTCTGCGATTTCTATATGTCTTCCATTGTGATAAAGGGAGACCTGAAGATCGCCATATCCACGAATGGAAAATCTCCTACGTTAGGAAAACGTATGCGCGCATTCCTGGAAGAATGGCTGCCCGACAGCATCGGGGAAGTGATGGAACGCCTCCACCGTATCCGCAACAATATGAAGACGGATTTCGAACAAAAAGTAACCGAATTAAATCGCCTGACAAAGGTGTTTGAAGAAAGTAACAAAGGATCATGA